One segment of Rhodopirellula baltica SH 1 DNA contains the following:
- a CDS encoding potassium channel protein gives MTSHLHSPIHTKIARITAPWMFAISVWFLVCQAILIVMWVDVPNLRESTTQAQPEEYVIRVDSTYLGMWFEQLAILSMVVIWPIVIIESVYHWIIRPKSRSMRWFHFFTLMFCICPSLRMCARSYEMHGQLWLPVMSWQRTNKRLRRRLAQHFSVPMIGIALLILPVLVTEFFLKEQVAQHQWLRIALHVGTGVIWFAFAAEFILMVSIAEKKIQYIRQNWVDLAIILLPFFSFLRSMQAVRGTRLAKLAKIPQIAKLARAYRLRGTALKGFRALVILGVATRLFKTDKKRQIERLQAELAVARRETRLIRLAIARLEREIQEEVDDEAEAAAGIDDPGSHSDAKISGKNLA, from the coding sequence ATGACCTCGCATTTGCACTCCCCCATTCACACCAAAATCGCACGCATCACGGCGCCGTGGATGTTTGCGATTTCCGTGTGGTTCTTGGTGTGCCAAGCGATCTTGATTGTGATGTGGGTCGATGTCCCCAATCTTCGCGAATCGACCACCCAAGCCCAGCCGGAAGAATACGTCATCCGGGTTGACTCCACGTACTTGGGAATGTGGTTCGAACAGCTCGCGATTCTTTCGATGGTTGTCATCTGGCCGATCGTGATCATCGAATCCGTCTATCACTGGATCATCCGGCCGAAGTCTCGCTCGATGCGATGGTTTCACTTTTTCACGTTGATGTTTTGCATTTGCCCGTCGCTGCGGATGTGTGCCCGCAGCTACGAAATGCACGGTCAGCTTTGGTTGCCGGTCATGTCATGGCAACGCACCAACAAGCGACTTCGTCGCCGTTTGGCACAACACTTCAGCGTGCCCATGATCGGCATCGCGTTGCTGATCTTGCCCGTGTTGGTCACGGAGTTCTTTCTCAAAGAACAAGTCGCTCAGCATCAATGGCTGCGAATTGCGTTGCATGTTGGTACCGGAGTGATCTGGTTCGCGTTCGCGGCGGAATTCATTTTGATGGTTTCCATTGCCGAGAAGAAGATCCAGTACATCCGCCAAAACTGGGTCGATCTCGCGATCATCTTGTTGCCGTTTTTCTCGTTCTTGCGGTCGATGCAAGCGGTTCGCGGAACCCGGTTGGCGAAGCTCGCGAAAATCCCGCAAATTGCAAAGCTCGCGCGGGCTTATCGCTTGCGAGGCACCGCTCTGAAAGGCTTTCGGGCCTTGGTGATCTTGGGTGTCGCAACGCGGCTGTTTAAAACAGACAAGAAACGCCAAATCGAACGGCTGCAGGCTGAATTGGCGGTCGCTCGTCGGGAAACGCGATTGATCCGGCTCGCGATCGCCCGCTTGGAGCGGGAAATTCAGGAGGAAGTCGACGACGAAGCCGAGGCCGCGGCGGGTATCGACGATCCAGGCAGCCACAGCGACGCGAAAATATCCGGAAAGAATCTCGCCTAA